A part of Bosea sp. (in: a-proteobacteria) genomic DNA contains:
- a CDS encoding ribose ABC transporter, with translation MLKNINPLLNADVLHALRAMGHGDDLVIADVNFPSDSVARETKIGRLLRIDNTTAAEAIRAILSVMPLDSFVDHPAERMEVVGAPGEIPKVQQEVQREIDRAEKKSMPMGAIERMAFYERAKKSYCVIQTGEARFYGCFILKKGVIPPRRG, from the coding sequence GTGCTGAAAAACATAAATCCACTACTGAATGCCGATGTGCTCCATGCACTCCGCGCCATGGGCCATGGCGATGACCTCGTGATCGCGGATGTGAACTTCCCGTCCGACTCGGTGGCGCGTGAAACCAAAATTGGTCGGCTCCTTCGGATCGACAATACAACAGCGGCGGAAGCGATCCGCGCGATCCTGTCCGTCATGCCGCTCGACAGCTTCGTCGACCATCCAGCGGAGCGCATGGAGGTTGTCGGTGCGCCCGGCGAGATTCCAAAGGTTCAGCAGGAAGTGCAGCGCGAGATCGACCGGGCCGAGAAAAAGAGCATGCCCATGGGCGCCATTGAGCGCATGGCCTTTTACGAACGCGCCAAAAAATCCTACTGCGTCATCCAGACCGGCGAGGCGCGTTTCTATGGCTGCTTCATCTTGAAGAAGGGAGTTATCCCACCCAGGCGGGGGTGA
- a CDS encoding GTPase domain-containing protein, with translation MARGTRLLLLGVGLIVPALTLMPLGVVWLWQQGYALHWAAGSCLLTLGVYLLQRWLLRAPGPRAAPAPGTAETAAGPPPGDGTPDPGWTPAELAAWARVTEIALAVKTEELTSREAFMALAQRTIEAVAHEIHPRQTEPLWHFTVPEALALIERVSGRLRTGIADSVPLGDRLTVAQALKLYRWRSAIGVAERAYDLWRLVRVVNPMAAATQELREQATRRLYEWGREELGARLARKFVFEIGRGAIDLYGGRLRLSSAELATHVSARSKRDQASAAEALATAEPLRILIAGQISAGKSSLVNALMRQVRAAVDVLPTTPGVTAHVLTREGEPPTLLLDTRGLAGEPDETQRLAGEADGSDFILWVTNAARADREADRAALAALRAEFARRPDRRMPPMLLVLSHVDRLRPFAEWKPPYDLDAVSPAPKAASIRAAIEAASADLGFSTDAVVPACLDEGAGLYNVEAIWAGIMARLSEAKRTQLVRCIGEHKASLDWGKVWSQTLGAGRVLTSLVRR, from the coding sequence ATGGCGCGCGGAACGCGGCTGTTGCTGCTCGGCGTCGGGCTCATCGTGCCGGCGCTGACGCTCATGCCGCTGGGTGTCGTCTGGCTCTGGCAGCAGGGCTATGCGCTGCATTGGGCCGCAGGGAGTTGCCTGTTGACGCTCGGGGTCTATCTCCTGCAGCGCTGGCTGCTGCGGGCGCCGGGGCCGCGCGCCGCGCCCGCTCCGGGGACTGCCGAGACGGCAGCCGGGCCGCCGCCCGGCGACGGCACGCCCGATCCGGGCTGGACGCCGGCCGAGCTGGCTGCCTGGGCGCGCGTGACCGAAATCGCGCTGGCCGTGAAGACAGAGGAACTCACCAGCCGTGAGGCCTTCATGGCGCTGGCGCAGCGCACCATCGAAGCGGTGGCGCACGAAATCCACCCCAGGCAGACAGAGCCGCTCTGGCATTTCACCGTGCCCGAGGCGCTGGCGCTGATCGAGCGGGTCAGCGGGCGGCTCAGGACAGGCATCGCGGATTCGGTGCCGCTCGGCGACAGGCTGACCGTGGCGCAGGCGCTCAAGCTCTATCGCTGGCGCTCGGCCATCGGCGTGGCGGAACGCGCCTACGACCTGTGGCGGCTGGTGCGCGTGGTCAATCCCATGGCGGCCGCGACGCAGGAACTGCGCGAGCAGGCCACCAGGCGCCTCTACGAATGGGGCCGCGAGGAGCTTGGCGCGCGGCTGGCCCGCAAGTTCGTGTTCGAGATCGGGCGCGGTGCGATCGACCTTTACGGGGGCAGGCTCCGGCTGTCCTCCGCCGAACTGGCGACGCATGTCTCGGCGCGCAGCAAGCGCGACCAGGCCAGCGCCGCCGAAGCTCTCGCGACCGCCGAGCCCTTGCGCATCCTGATCGCGGGCCAGATCAGCGCCGGCAAGTCGAGCCTCGTCAATGCGCTGATGCGGCAGGTTCGCGCCGCGGTCGACGTGTTGCCGACCACGCCGGGCGTCACCGCCCATGTGCTGACGCGCGAGGGCGAGCCGCCCACGCTGCTGCTCGACACGCGCGGGCTGGCCGGCGAGCCCGACGAGACGCAGCGGCTCGCCGGGGAGGCCGATGGCAGCGACTTCATCCTGTGGGTCACGAACGCGGCGCGCGCCGACCGGGAGGCGGACCGGGCGGCTCTCGCGGCGCTGCGGGCGGAATTCGCGCGCCGGCCGGACCGCCGAATGCCCCCCATGCTGCTGGTGCTGAGCCATGTGGATCGCCTGCGGCCGTTCGCGGAGTGGAAGCCGCCATACGATCTCGATGCCGTCAGCCCTGCGCCGAAGGCGGCCTCGATCCGCGCGGCAATCGAGGCGGCTTCGGCCGATCTTGGCTTTTCCACCGATGCTGTGGTGCCGGCCTGCCTCGACGAAGGCGCGGGCCTCTACAACGTCGAAGCCATCTGGGCAGGCATCATGGCGCGCCTGAGCGAGGCCAAGCGCACGCAACTGGTGCGCTGCATCGGCGAGCACAAGGCTTCGCTGGACTGGGGCAAGGTCTGGTCGCAGACGCTTGGCGCAGGGCGCGTGCTGACCAGCCTCGTGCGCCGCTGA
- a CDS encoding IS30 family transposase, which translates to MGQVYNHLSGEERNFIHRHLNEGRSCRWIAGHLGRSGPTISREIKRSSGTAQGYDASSAASSCRARRRRGLVKLREGTMLREYVLKHLRLAWSPQQISGKLKAMSDPDANGPFLPVVSHETIYRAIYVIPRGELRKDLIGCLRQAHKTRGARGRGTNRQGRLPDMVSIHERPGDALNRLIPGDWEGDFVKGAGNASAIGTLVERKSRYTLIARMKDCGAQAALDGFTKAFAKVPKLMRRSLAYDQGKEMARHKELTSRLGMPVYFCNPHSPWQRPSSENLNGLVRQYLPKGIDLSIYSQRDLDRIAHSLNTRPRAVLGFQIPEEVFMIELSKLGDALQI; encoded by the coding sequence ATGGGCCAAGTTTACAATCACCTCAGCGGTGAGGAACGCAATTTCATTCATCGGCATCTGAATGAAGGTCGGAGCTGTCGCTGGATAGCCGGGCATCTGGGGCGCTCTGGACCGACCATATCGCGCGAGATCAAACGCAGTTCTGGCACGGCGCAAGGATATGACGCTTCCTCGGCAGCCTCTTCTTGCCGGGCCAGACGGCGGCGGGGACTGGTCAAGCTGCGCGAGGGGACGATGCTGCGCGAGTATGTGCTGAAGCACTTGCGCCTTGCATGGTCACCGCAGCAGATTTCCGGCAAGCTGAAGGCCATGAGCGATCCTGATGCGAACGGTCCTTTCTTGCCCGTTGTCAGCCACGAGACGATCTACCGGGCGATCTACGTGATCCCGCGCGGAGAGCTGCGCAAGGATCTGATCGGTTGTCTGCGCCAGGCCCACAAGACGCGCGGCGCACGCGGGCGGGGGACAAACCGGCAGGGGCGTCTGCCGGACATGGTTTCGATCCACGAACGGCCTGGAGATGCGCTCAATCGGCTCATTCCCGGCGACTGGGAGGGCGACTTCGTCAAGGGTGCCGGCAATGCCAGCGCCATCGGCACGCTGGTCGAGCGCAAGAGCCGCTACACCCTGATCGCCAGGATGAAGGATTGCGGGGCGCAGGCGGCACTGGACGGGTTCACCAAAGCCTTTGCCAAGGTGCCAAAATTGATGCGCCGCAGCCTCGCCTATGATCAGGGCAAGGAGATGGCCCGCCACAAGGAACTGACCAGCCGCCTTGGCATGCCGGTCTACTTCTGCAATCCGCACAGCCCCTGGCAGAGGCCGTCCAGCGAGAACCTCAATGGCCTCGTCCGGCAGTACCTGCCCAAGGGCATCGACCTGTCGATCTACAGCCAGCGCGATCTCGACAGGATCGCCCACAGCCTCAACACCAGACCGCGCGCCGTCCTCGGCTTCCAAATACCCGAGGAAGTCTTTATGATTGAGCTATCGAAACTCGGTGATGCACTTCAGATTTGA
- a CDS encoding Fic family protein, producing MSPVPYHLGKFPPVDLDWPRLLPLIGPANAAIARYDGVLQGVPNPDVLLSPLTDQEAVLSSRIEGTQATLGEVLEFEAEGDLLDESTPKKADIREVLNYRKALREAIHLLDGLPLSQRLIKKVHAVLMQGVRGHNKAPGDYRKIPNWIGPIGCTIENARFVPTSADQLPKAMNDWETYIHSDALDRLVQLAIVHAEFEAIHPFLDGNGRLGRLIIPLFLFSHKLLARPNFYLSAYLESHRDEYYDHLLAVSRDGDWTGWCAFFLRGMIAQAEENQTKAQKILSLYNGRKVWIAEITRSQHSMRALDWMFRRPVFKTTDFVSNSGIPKPTAQRILREVHKNGLLRELRPGSGRRPAIFAFSELLNIAEGKDAF from the coding sequence ATGAGCCCGGTTCCCTATCATCTCGGCAAGTTTCCTCCGGTCGATCTTGATTGGCCACGCTTGTTGCCCTTGATCGGACCTGCGAATGCAGCAATCGCTCGTTATGACGGCGTCTTGCAAGGCGTGCCTAACCCGGATGTGCTGCTGTCGCCGCTGACTGATCAGGAAGCCGTGCTCTCCAGCCGGATCGAAGGCACCCAGGCCACTCTTGGCGAGGTGCTGGAGTTTGAAGCCGAGGGTGACCTCCTTGACGAAAGCACCCCCAAGAAAGCCGATATCCGCGAGGTGCTGAATTACCGGAAGGCGCTGCGTGAGGCCATCCACCTATTGGATGGGCTGCCACTCTCGCAAAGGCTGATCAAGAAGGTTCATGCTGTCCTGATGCAAGGGGTGCGCGGCCATAATAAGGCTCCGGGCGACTATCGCAAGATTCCCAACTGGATCGGACCAATCGGCTGCACGATTGAGAACGCACGGTTTGTGCCAACATCGGCTGATCAGCTGCCAAAGGCGATGAATGACTGGGAAACCTACATCCATTCCGATGCGCTAGACCGGCTGGTTCAGCTTGCCATCGTCCATGCTGAATTCGAGGCGATACACCCGTTCCTTGATGGCAATGGCCGTCTGGGAAGGCTAATCATCCCGCTGTTCCTGTTCAGCCACAAGCTGCTGGCGCGGCCAAACTTCTACCTGAGCGCTTATCTGGAAAGCCACCGGGACGAGTATTACGACCATCTGCTGGCCGTGTCGCGCGATGGTGACTGGACAGGATGGTGTGCGTTCTTCCTGCGCGGGATGATTGCACAGGCAGAAGAGAACCAGACCAAAGCCCAGAAAATTCTGTCGCTTTATAACGGGCGCAAAGTCTGGATTGCGGAGATCACACGTTCGCAACATTCGATGCGAGCGCTGGACTGGATGTTTCGTCGACCTGTCTTCAAGACAACGGACTTTGTTAGCAACAGCGGCATTCCAAAACCGACTGCACAACGCATTCTGCGTGAGGTGCACAAAAACGGCTTGTTGCGTGAGTTGCGCCCTGGCAGCGGTCGTCGTCCTGCGATCTTCGCGTTCAGCGAGCTGTTGAACATTGCAGAAGGCAAGGATGCTTTTTGA
- a CDS encoding IS630 family transposase translates to MPDTIKRSRTDTFEHTIAGLLTKRADLFNEAERIRDRLAAIKNDVDAIDRVLGTLGYTGNLDAEMPRQRRQAIFGPGELTRAILDVLRDANEPMGSRDVARLRDKTRPSRIKPLGPQVAERVVALTLADPPSETTHWTAQAMAQASGISASAVRRIWKAHGLQPHRMRQFKLSNDPKFTEKLRDVVGLYVNPPAHAIVLSLDEKSQIQALDRTQPGLPMKKGRLGTMTHDYKRNGTTTLFAALNVLDGTVIGQNMQRHRHQEFIRFLNAINAQVPAGKAVHVILDNYAAHKHPKVMQWLMRNQRFTFHFTPTSCSWLNAVEGFFAKLAKRILKRGVFVSVVDLQAAINRFLKEHNGEPKPFSWTADPDAIIAAVKRGHQALDSVH, encoded by the coding sequence ATGCCAGACACGATCAAGCGCAGCCGCACTGACACATTCGAGCACACCATTGCGGGGCTGCTCACCAAGCGCGCAGACCTGTTCAACGAAGCCGAGCGCATCAGGGACAGGCTGGCGGCCATCAAGAACGACGTGGACGCGATAGACCGGGTGCTGGGGACGTTGGGCTATACAGGAAACCTAGACGCGGAGATGCCCCGCCAGCGGCGGCAAGCCATCTTCGGCCCCGGCGAGCTGACGCGTGCCATCCTTGACGTCCTGAGGGATGCCAACGAGCCAATGGGAAGCCGCGATGTGGCGCGGCTGCGCGACAAGACGCGCCCCTCGCGCATCAAGCCGCTCGGCCCTCAAGTGGCGGAGCGTGTGGTGGCGCTGACGCTGGCCGATCCCCCCAGCGAGACCACGCACTGGACGGCGCAGGCCATGGCCCAAGCCTCCGGCATCAGCGCCAGCGCGGTGCGCCGCATCTGGAAGGCGCACGGCCTCCAGCCGCACCGGATGCGCCAGTTCAAGCTCTCCAACGACCCGAAGTTCACCGAGAAACTGCGCGACGTGGTCGGCCTCTATGTCAATCCGCCCGCGCACGCCATCGTTCTATCGCTGGATGAGAAATCCCAGATCCAGGCCCTCGACCGCACCCAGCCCGGACTGCCCATGAAAAAGGGGCGGCTGGGCACCATGACCCACGACTACAAGCGGAACGGCACGACCACGCTCTTTGCGGCCCTCAACGTGCTCGACGGAACCGTCATCGGCCAGAACATGCAGCGCCATCGCCATCAGGAGTTCATCCGCTTCCTCAACGCCATTAATGCGCAGGTTCCGGCAGGCAAGGCGGTCCATGTCATTCTCGACAATTATGCCGCCCACAAGCATCCCAAGGTCATGCAATGGCTCATGCGCAATCAGCGCTTCACCTTCCACTTCACGCCAACGTCCTGTTCATGGCTCAATGCGGTCGAGGGTTTCTTCGCCAAGCTCGCAAAACGCATCCTCAAGCGCGGCGTCTTTGTCTCAGTCGTCGATCTTCAGGCCGCCATCAACCGCTTCCTCAAAGAGCACAACGGGGAGCCAAAACCCTTCTCCTGGACCGCAGACCCCGACGCCATAATCGCAGCTGTCAAACGCGGGCACCAAGCGTTAGATTCTGTCCACTAG
- a CDS encoding phosphopentomutase: MARAMIIVLDSLGCGASADAADYGDAGANTLGHIAAHCARGLADRPGLRQGPLAIPKLAALGLPQAHRASTGEPLAGVPAPAAPSGLHGFGVEVSQGKDTPSGHWEMAGCPVPFQWGYFREKQHSFPPALIAAVIREGKLPGILGNRHAPGIAIIDELGAEHMLTGKPICYTSVDSVFQIAAHEESFGLERLYGLCATVRRLVDPFNIGRVIARPFTGSIEAGFARTANRKDFAVMPPGATLLDRAAEAGRAVVSIGKIGDIFAHRNTGLERKGASNDVHVSMAVEALQTLPDGGFSFVNLVDFDSEHGHRRDVAGYAAAIEAFDRRLPELHAVLRAGDLVVITADHGNDPTWHGTDHTREHVPIIGFGPGLAARALGRRSSFADIGQSVASHLGLSPLPHGKSWW; the protein is encoded by the coding sequence ATGGCCCGCGCCATGATCATCGTGCTCGATTCGCTGGGCTGCGGCGCCTCCGCCGACGCCGCCGACTATGGCGACGCCGGCGCGAACACGCTCGGCCACATCGCGGCCCATTGCGCGCGGGGGCTGGCGGACAGGCCAGGCCTTCGCCAGGGGCCGCTGGCCATCCCGAAGCTTGCGGCGCTCGGGTTGCCGCAGGCGCACCGCGCCTCGACCGGCGAGCCGCTGGCCGGCGTGCCGGCGCCGGCCGCGCCATCGGGGCTGCACGGCTTCGGCGTAGAGGTCAGCCAGGGCAAGGACACGCCCTCCGGCCACTGGGAGATGGCCGGCTGCCCCGTGCCCTTCCAGTGGGGCTATTTCCGGGAGAAGCAGCACTCCTTCCCGCCTGCGCTCATCGCGGCCGTCATCCGCGAGGGCAAGCTTCCCGGCATCCTGGGCAACCGGCATGCGCCGGGCATCGCCATCATCGACGAACTTGGCGCCGAGCACATGCTGACCGGCAAGCCGATATGCTACACCTCGGTGGACAGCGTCTTCCAGATCGCCGCGCATGAGGAGAGCTTCGGGCTGGAACGGCTCTATGGGCTGTGCGCCACGGTGCGCCGCCTCGTCGATCCGTTCAACATCGGCCGGGTGATCGCGCGGCCCTTCACCGGCAGCATCGAGGCCGGCTTCGCGCGCACGGCCAACCGGAAGGACTTCGCGGTCATGCCGCCGGGCGCCACGCTGCTCGACCGCGCCGCCGAAGCTGGCCGCGCCGTCGTGAGCATCGGCAAGATCGGCGACATCTTCGCCCATCGCAACACAGGCCTTGAGCGCAAGGGCGCAAGCAACGACGTGCATGTCTCCATGGCGGTGGAAGCGCTGCAGACGCTGCCCGATGGCGGCTTCAGCTTCGTCAATCTCGTGGACTTCGACAGTGAGCATGGCCACCGCCGCGATGTGGCGGGCTATGCCGCCGCGATCGAGGCCTTCGACCGGCGGTTGCCGGAGCTGCACGCTGTGCTGCGGGCCGGCGATCTCGTCGTCATCACAGCCGATCACGGCAACGACCCCACCTGGCACGGCACGGACCACACGCGCGAGCATGTGCCGATCATCGGCTTTGGCCCCGGGCTGGCCGCGCGCGCGCTGGGCCGCCGCTCGAGCTTCGCCGACATCGGCCAGAGCGTTGCAAGCCATCTGGGGCTGAGCCCCCTGCCCCATGGCAAGAGCTGGTGGTGA
- a CDS encoding ABC transporter ATP-binding protein, with translation MTPPLLQIENLSTAFTQGGRRTLAVDDVSLTLRAGETLALVGESGSGKSVTALSILKLLQYPPASHPAGRVLFEGKDLLSASDEELRLVRGNDITMVFQEPMTSLNPLHTIERQIGEILALHKGLEGERARARTLELLELVGIRNAADRLDAYPHQLSGGQRQRVMIAMALANEPKLLIADEPTTALDVTVQAQILILLKELQERLGMAMLFITHDLGIVRRIAARVCVMLKGRIVEEGPVAEVFEAPRHAYTQRLLAAEPKGKPRPVPADAKTILDAGPLKIWFPIRKGFMRRTVGHVKAVDGVSIRIRQGETVGVVGESGSGKTTLGLAILRLIASEGPIIFLGENIDGLQSAAMRPRRRSMQVVFQDPYGSLSPRLSVAGIVEEGLLVQDKGLGYDERRAIVARALIDVGLDPAAMDRYPHEFSGGQRQRIAIARAMALDPGFVVLDEPTSALDMSVQAQIVDLLRELQDKRGLAYMFISHDLKVVRALSHRVLVMQNGKVVEEGEGEAIFSEPRTDYTRALFAAAFNLQAHPAADTVKE, from the coding sequence ATGACCCCTCCCCTGCTCCAGATCGAGAACCTTTCGACCGCCTTCACCCAGGGCGGCAGACGCACCCTCGCGGTGGACGATGTCTCGTTGACGCTGCGGGCCGGCGAGACGCTGGCGCTGGTGGGCGAGTCCGGTTCCGGCAAATCCGTGACCGCGCTCTCGATCCTGAAGCTGCTGCAATATCCGCCGGCCTCACATCCTGCCGGGCGCGTGCTGTTCGAGGGGAAGGACCTTCTTTCGGCCTCCGACGAGGAGCTGAGGCTGGTGCGCGGCAACGACATCACCATGGTCTTCCAGGAGCCGATGACCTCGCTGAACCCGCTCCACACCATCGAGCGGCAGATCGGCGAGATCCTGGCCCTGCACAAGGGGCTTGAGGGCGAGCGCGCGCGAGCGCGGACGCTGGAGCTGCTCGAACTCGTCGGCATCCGCAACGCGGCCGACCGGCTCGACGCCTATCCCCATCAGCTTTCGGGCGGGCAGCGCCAGCGCGTGATGATCGCCATGGCTCTCGCCAACGAGCCCAAGCTGCTGATCGCCGACGAGCCGACCACGGCGCTCGACGTCACCGTGCAGGCGCAGATCCTGATTCTGCTCAAGGAGTTGCAGGAACGGCTCGGCATGGCGATGCTGTTCATCACCCATGATCTGGGCATCGTAAGACGCATAGCCGCGCGCGTGTGCGTGATGCTCAAGGGCCGCATCGTGGAGGAAGGGCCGGTGGCGGAGGTGTTCGAGGCGCCGCGCCACGCCTACACCCAGCGCCTGCTGGCCGCCGAGCCCAAGGGCAAGCCGCGCCCCGTGCCCGCCGACGCGAAGACCATCCTGGATGCCGGCCCGCTGAAGATCTGGTTTCCGATCAGGAAAGGCTTCATGCGCCGCACGGTGGGGCATGTGAAGGCGGTGGACGGCGTGTCGATCCGCATCCGGCAGGGCGAGACAGTGGGCGTGGTCGGCGAATCGGGTTCGGGCAAGACGACGCTTGGCCTCGCCATCCTAAGGCTCATCGCGTCCGAAGGGCCGATCATCTTCCTGGGCGAGAACATTGACGGGCTGCAATCCGCAGCGATGCGGCCCAGGCGCCGCTCCATGCAGGTGGTGTTTCAGGACCCTTACGGCTCGCTGTCGCCGCGCCTGTCGGTGGCGGGGATCGTCGAGGAAGGGCTGCTCGTCCAGGACAAGGGGCTTGGCTATGATGAGCGCCGCGCGATCGTGGCGCGCGCCCTCATAGATGTGGGGCTCGATCCGGCTGCGATGGACCGCTATCCGCATGAGTTCTCGGGCGGCCAGCGCCAGCGCATCGCCATCGCCCGCGCCATGGCGCTGGACCCCGGCTTCGTGGTGCTGGACGAGCCCACCTCGGCGCTCGACATGTCGGTTCAGGCGCAGATCGTGGACCTGCTTCGCGAATTGCAGGACAAGCGCGGGCTGGCCTACATGTTCATCAGCCACGACCTCAAGGTGGTGCGGGCCCTGTCGCACCGGGTGCTGGTGATGCAGAACGGCAAGGTGGTCGAGGAGGGCGAGGGCGAGGCGATCTTCAGCGAACCCAGGACGGACTACACCAGGGCGCTCTTCGCAGCCGCATTCAACCTTCAGGCGCACCCGGCCGCCGATACGGTGAAGGAATGA
- a CDS encoding ABC transporter permease yields MDTAVSAPDGALVPPPPSRGPFLSPINQRRLANFKANRRGYWSFWAFMILFVLCLFAELIANDRPILVQYKGEWLAPIAVDYPEEKFGGFLARTDYRDPVIQKEIAANGFAIWPPIRFSYSTHNLDLPVPAPAPPTWLLGDAQCAVQAAKAGGSTCRDIEWNWLGTDDQGRDVVARLIYGFRLSVLFGLALAIISSAIGIAAGAVQGYFGGWTDLIFQRFIEVWTSIPSLYLLIIISSVITPSFFVLLGILLLFSWVSLVGVVRAEFLRARNFEYVRAARALGLSNAKIMVKHLLPNAMVATLTFMPFVLNGSITTLTSLDFLGFGLPPGSPSLGELLAQGKNNLQAPWLGLAGFLVISVMLSLLVFIGEAVRDAFDPRKTFG; encoded by the coding sequence ATGGACACCGCCGTCTCCGCCCCCGATGGCGCGCTCGTGCCGCCACCGCCATCACGCGGGCCGTTTCTGAGCCCGATCAACCAGCGCCGGCTCGCCAATTTCAAGGCCAACAGGCGCGGCTACTGGTCGTTCTGGGCCTTCATGATCCTGTTCGTGCTCTGCCTGTTCGCCGAACTGATCGCCAATGACCGCCCGATCCTCGTGCAATACAAGGGTGAGTGGCTGGCGCCCATCGCGGTCGATTATCCGGAGGAGAAGTTCGGCGGCTTCCTGGCCCGGACGGATTATCGCGACCCCGTGATCCAGAAGGAAATCGCCGCCAACGGCTTCGCCATCTGGCCGCCGATCCGCTTCAGCTATTCCACGCACAATCTCGACCTGCCGGTGCCGGCGCCTGCCCCGCCGACCTGGCTGCTCGGCGACGCGCAATGCGCCGTGCAGGCCGCCAAGGCAGGGGGCAGCACCTGCCGGGACATCGAGTGGAACTGGCTGGGCACGGATGATCAGGGCCGCGACGTGGTGGCCCGCCTCATCTATGGCTTTCGCCTGTCGGTGCTGTTCGGGCTGGCCCTCGCCATCATCTCCTCGGCCATCGGCATCGCGGCCGGCGCCGTGCAGGGCTATTTCGGGGGGTGGACGGACCTGATCTTCCAGCGCTTCATAGAAGTGTGGACCTCGATCCCCTCGCTTTACCTGCTCATCATCATCTCCTCGGTGATCACGCCGAGCTTTTTCGTGCTGCTGGGCATTCTTCTGCTGTTCTCGTGGGTTTCGCTCGTTGGCGTCGTCAGGGCCGAGTTCCTGCGCGCGCGCAACTTCGAATATGTGCGGGCGGCGCGGGCGCTGGGGCTGTCCAACGCCAAGATCATGGTCAAGCACCTGCTGCCCAATGCCATGGTGGCGACGCTGACCTTCATGCCTTTCGTGCTCAACGGCTCGATCACGACGCTCACCTCGCTCGATTTTCTCGGCTTCGGGCTGCCGCCGGGCTCGCCCTCGCTGGGCGAACTGCTGGCGCAGGGCAAGAACAACCTGCAGGCGCCATGGCTGGGCCTGGCCGGCTTCCTCGTCATCTCGGTGATGCTCTCGCTGCTGGTCTTCATCGGCGAGGCGGTGCGCGACGCCTTCGATCCGCGCAAGACCTTCGGGTGA
- a CDS encoding microcin C ABC transporter permease YejB — MLAYIARRLLLMIPTLFGIMLISFVLVQFAPGGPVERMIAQLQGQDSGVAGRLGGGGGDVAGGAPAAGGAGGDVTSAYRGAQGLDPQFIKELEKQFGFDKPAHERFFKMLVDYSTLNFGKSYFRDAPVLALIAEKLPVSITLGLWMTLLSYLISIPLGIRKAVSDGSRFDVWTSGIVIVGYAIPGFLFAILLIVLFAGGSFWQIFPLRGLTSDGWADMPWPMKIVDYLWHITLPVFAMAIGAFATSTLLTKNSFLDEIRKQYVLTARMKGLSETRVLYGHVFRNAMLIVVAGFPGAFVGALFTGSLLIETIFSLDGLGLLSFEAIVNRDYPVVFATLFIFSLVGLVVQLISDLMYTWIDPRIDFDSRET, encoded by the coding sequence ATGCTGGCCTACATCGCGCGCCGCCTGCTGCTGATGATCCCGACGCTGTTCGGGATCATGCTGATTTCCTTCGTGCTGGTGCAGTTCGCGCCGGGTGGGCCGGTGGAGCGCATGATCGCGCAGCTGCAGGGGCAGGACAGCGGCGTAGCGGGGCGGCTCGGTGGCGGCGGCGGAGACGTGGCAGGCGGCGCGCCGGCGGCTGGCGGGGCCGGCGGCGACGTGACATCCGCCTATCGCGGGGCGCAGGGACTCGACCCGCAGTTCATCAAGGAGCTGGAGAAGCAGTTCGGCTTCGACAAGCCGGCGCATGAGCGCTTCTTCAAGATGCTGGTGGACTACTCCACCTTGAATTTCGGAAAGAGCTACTTCCGCGACGCGCCGGTGCTCGCGCTCATCGCCGAGAAGCTGCCGGTCTCGATCACGCTCGGCCTGTGGATGACGCTGCTCTCGTACCTCATCTCCATTCCGCTCGGCATCCGCAAGGCCGTCTCGGACGGCTCGCGCTTCGATGTCTGGACCTCGGGCATCGTGATCGTCGGCTATGCCATTCCGGGCTTCCTGTTCGCCATCCTGCTCATCGTGCTGTTCGCCGGGGGATCCTTCTGGCAGATCTTCCCGCTGCGCGGCCTCACATCCGATGGCTGGGCCGACATGCCCTGGCCCATGAAGATCGTGGACTATCTCTGGCACATCACCTTGCCGGTCTTCGCGATGGCCATCGGCGCCTTCGCCACCTCGACCCTGCTGACCAAGAACTCCTTCCTCGACGAGATCCGCAAGCAATACGTGCTGACCGCCCGCATGAAGGGGCTGAGCGAAACGCGCGTGCTCTATGGCCATGTCTTCCGCAATGCGATGCTGATCGTCGTGGCCGGCTTTCCGGGCGCCTTCGTGGGCGCGCTGTTCACCGGCTCGCTGCTGATAGAGACTATCTTCAGCCTTGACGGGCTGGGGCTGCTCTCCTTCGAGGCGATCGTGAACCGCGATTATCCGGTCGTGTTCGCGACGCTCTTCATCTTCTCGCTGGTGGGGCTGGTGGTGCAGCTCATATCGGACCTCATGTACACCTGGATCGATCCACGCATCGATTTCGACAGCCGGGAGACCTGA